A section of the Phycisphaerales bacterium genome encodes:
- the metH gene encoding methionine synthase produces MSNNIQSSQSSSLLRQLEQRVLIADGAMGTALQGLDLQIEEDYLGRENCVDVLVRSRPELIQSVHESFLEVGCDLISTDSFGANVLTLNEFDKELTEWCFDLNREAATIARAAADRYSTNEKPRFVLGSMGPGTKLISLGQVSWNEMVDSYQRQANGLIAGGVDAFLIETCQDLLQTKCAINACLAALDDVSKSATDIPIFVSVTIEATGTMLLGTEISAAISALRSFPIAALGLNCATGPTEMSEHLSVLSKRWDRHILVMPNAGLPVLVEGKTQFPLRPEPFARSMLRFIDDYGVSLVGGCCGTTPDHLSALVEGVGNRSASVRVPEENRAGCTSLYQHVDYKQELSILTIAERTNANGSRKFKRLLDEEDWDGLVSMAREEVRGGGQALDVCVDFVGRNGVADMQEVASRFAKQIQAPLMLDSTDAAVLRAGLERCGGKCIVNSINLEDGEKRFDDVCPLLQEFGAGCVALTIDEDPQAGMAKTAQRKLEIAERMHDLYVNKWGLDERDLMFDPLTFTIATGMEADRRLGLETLEGISLIAKRFPECGIILGLSNISFGLLPAARQVLNSVFLHEAVERGLTAAILHASKIRPRNRIDDDHWQAALWLIHNSRDDRRPEGMDASFDPLVHFIGLFEDAAEQVDVVEMATLSIEQRLHMHIVNGELEALAENLDEALKEYGPLEIINKYLLGGMKEVGELFGSGQMQLPFVLQSAQVMKKAVAYLEPYMDKSDNPGRATVVLATVAGDVHDIGKNLVDIILSNNGYTVENIGIKQQLSQIIDAAERVEADAVGMSGLLVKSVGVMEENLKELNARSLTMPVLVGGAALTRGHAEEHLRNLYDGSLYYGRDAFEALRICEMLADGKLAGLDTEIDDRVVKRKAANERAVSMREADSIRRAVVESPPALEVLPSEALPVAPFWGERLVEGIDLEQIYPFINKVALFRGQWGFRKGAQSPEEDKMKLEEIAEPTLKRLQDHCRAEKILRPQVVYGFFPCNRDGDDLVVFDPEKQDLEIERFSFPRQEARQRRCISDFFLPLDSGRRDVVGFHCVTMGAEIDRQAKQLFERNEYTEYLYLHGLGVEATEALAELWHKRMRAELGIGDSDATQIRQLFTQKYRGSRYSFGYPACPEMSDQEKLFRLIRPERIGCVLTENFQIDPEQSTSAIVVHHPAAKYFNV; encoded by the coding sequence ATGTCGAACAACATCCAGTCTTCTCAGAGTAGCTCCTTACTTCGTCAGCTTGAACAGCGGGTTTTGATTGCTGATGGCGCTATGGGCACAGCTCTTCAAGGGCTCGATCTGCAGATCGAAGAGGATTATCTTGGACGTGAAAACTGCGTTGATGTCTTGGTGCGTAGTCGTCCCGAATTAATTCAGTCGGTACACGAGTCATTTCTTGAAGTTGGTTGCGATCTCATTTCCACCGATTCCTTTGGCGCGAACGTATTGACGCTTAACGAATTCGACAAAGAACTCACTGAATGGTGTTTTGATCTCAATAGAGAAGCCGCGACAATTGCTCGTGCAGCAGCTGATCGCTATAGCACGAATGAAAAACCACGTTTTGTATTGGGCTCGATGGGACCTGGTACCAAGCTCATTAGCCTAGGTCAGGTGTCATGGAATGAAATGGTTGATAGTTACCAGCGGCAAGCCAACGGGCTTATTGCTGGTGGTGTCGACGCATTTTTAATTGAGACTTGCCAGGATCTCTTGCAAACAAAATGTGCCATTAACGCATGTCTTGCTGCGCTTGATGATGTATCTAAGAGTGCTACTGATATACCAATTTTTGTCAGTGTTACCATTGAAGCCACGGGCACCATGCTTCTTGGCACAGAAATTTCAGCAGCAATCTCCGCACTTCGGTCGTTTCCAATTGCGGCATTGGGGCTCAATTGTGCGACAGGCCCCACAGAAATGAGCGAACACCTTTCAGTTCTCTCGAAGCGCTGGGATCGTCATATTTTGGTGATGCCAAATGCAGGGCTTCCAGTATTAGTTGAGGGCAAAACGCAATTCCCATTGCGACCAGAGCCATTTGCTCGTTCCATGCTTCGATTTATTGATGACTATGGCGTGAGCCTTGTTGGTGGCTGCTGCGGCACCACGCCTGACCATTTGAGTGCGTTGGTCGAAGGTGTCGGGAATCGTAGCGCATCGGTACGTGTTCCTGAAGAGAATCGCGCCGGTTGTACGAGTCTTTATCAACATGTGGATTACAAGCAAGAACTGTCTATTCTCACAATTGCCGAGCGTACGAACGCAAATGGTTCTCGTAAGTTCAAGCGACTGCTTGATGAAGAAGATTGGGACGGTCTCGTTTCAATGGCTCGCGAAGAAGTGCGTGGTGGTGGGCAGGCATTAGATGTATGCGTCGACTTTGTTGGTCGTAATGGTGTTGCTGATATGCAAGAAGTCGCGAGCCGGTTTGCCAAACAGATCCAGGCGCCTCTGATGCTCGACTCGACTGATGCTGCAGTGCTTCGCGCGGGACTCGAAAGGTGTGGTGGCAAGTGCATTGTTAATTCGATCAACTTGGAAGATGGAGAAAAGAGATTTGATGATGTTTGCCCGCTCTTGCAAGAGTTTGGAGCAGGTTGTGTGGCTTTGACCATTGATGAAGATCCGCAAGCTGGTATGGCGAAGACCGCTCAAAGAAAACTTGAAATCGCTGAGCGCATGCATGACTTGTATGTCAATAAATGGGGTCTTGATGAGCGTGACCTCATGTTTGATCCGCTCACATTTACGATTGCCACTGGTATGGAAGCGGATCGAAGGCTGGGGCTGGAGACGCTTGAGGGCATCTCCTTAATTGCAAAACGCTTTCCTGAGTGTGGCATTATTCTTGGGCTCTCGAATATCAGTTTTGGTTTACTGCCTGCCGCTCGCCAAGTATTGAACTCGGTTTTTCTTCATGAGGCCGTCGAGCGTGGTTTGACTGCGGCTATTTTGCATGCGAGCAAAATTCGTCCACGAAACCGTATTGATGATGACCACTGGCAAGCGGCGCTCTGGCTGATTCATAATTCTCGCGATGATCGGCGGCCAGAGGGGATGGATGCAAGTTTTGATCCACTGGTGCACTTTATTGGCTTATTCGAAGATGCAGCTGAACAAGTTGACGTTGTTGAAATGGCGACGCTCAGTATTGAGCAGCGTCTGCATATGCACATTGTCAATGGAGAGTTAGAGGCGCTGGCAGAGAACTTAGACGAAGCACTCAAAGAGTATGGTCCGCTTGAGATCATCAACAAGTATTTGCTTGGCGGCATGAAGGAAGTAGGAGAGTTGTTTGGTAGTGGGCAAATGCAACTGCCATTTGTGTTGCAGTCGGCTCAAGTAATGAAAAAAGCAGTTGCCTATCTTGAGCCATATATGGACAAGAGTGACAACCCTGGTCGCGCCACAGTTGTGCTTGCGACTGTTGCGGGTGATGTGCACGATATCGGTAAGAATCTCGTAGACATCATTCTTAGTAATAACGGATACACGGTTGAAAACATTGGTATTAAGCAGCAGCTCTCACAGATTATTGATGCAGCAGAACGCGTTGAGGCGGATGCTGTTGGTATGTCTGGCTTGTTGGTTAAGTCAGTCGGCGTCATGGAAGAAAATCTTAAGGAACTGAATGCTCGATCGTTGACAATGCCTGTGCTTGTCGGAGGCGCCGCGCTGACACGTGGTCATGCAGAAGAGCATCTGAGAAATTTGTATGACGGTTCGCTTTACTATGGTAGGGATGCCTTTGAGGCGTTACGCATTTGTGAGATGTTGGCTGATGGAAAGCTTGCTGGTCTTGATACAGAGATCGATGATCGCGTCGTCAAGCGTAAGGCCGCAAATGAACGAGCGGTATCAATGCGGGAGGCGGATTCAATTCGTCGCGCGGTTGTTGAATCGCCACCAGCATTAGAGGTGCTACCAAGCGAGGCACTTCCTGTTGCGCCGTTCTGGGGCGAACGATTAGTAGAAGGTATTGATCTCGAGCAAATTTATCCCTTCATCAATAAAGTGGCATTGTTTCGCGGGCAATGGGGTTTCCGGAAGGGGGCTCAGAGCCCCGAAGAAGACAAGATGAAGTTGGAAGAAATTGCTGAGCCAACGCTAAAGCGTCTCCAGGATCATTGTCGAGCAGAAAAAATACTCCGCCCACAAGTGGTCTATGGTTTCTTTCCTTGCAATCGTGATGGCGATGATTTAGTGGTCTTCGATCCGGAAAAGCAAGACCTTGAGATTGAGCGTTTTTCATTTCCTCGACAAGAAGCGAGACAGCGCCGTTGTATCAGTGACTTCTTTCTGCCATTGGATTCTGGTCGGCGCGATGTAGTGGGTTTTCATTGTGTCACGATGGGAGCTGAGATTGACAGGCAGGCAAAGCAACTCTTTGAGCGCAATGAATACACCGAGTATCTCTATCTACATGGCCTCGGTGTAGAGGCAACCGAGGCGCTTGCAGAACTTTGGCATAAGCGCATGCGAGCAGAACTTGGCATCGGTGATAGTGATGCGACACAGATTCGGCAGCTGTTTACTCAGAAATATAGAGGTAGTCGATATAGTTTTGGCTATCCCGCTTGTCCTGAGATGTCAGATCAAGAGAAGCTCTTTCGACTCATTCGACCTGAACGTATTGGGTGCGTACTGACCGAGAACTTCCAGATTGACCCTGAGCAGTCTACGAGCGCGATCGTGGTTCATCACCCGGCGGCAAAGTACTTCAATGTATAG
- a CDS encoding GNAT family N-acetyltransferase, producing MAIDLVIDIQPATMPPTKNCASHCGPILRALPEWFGIEPTTKAYIESTDQMPTILAFDGQRAVGFLTLNRHFPQSAEIHVVGVHPDYHRQGVGRMLQAEAERWCREQGVRLLQVKTVSEGRECPHYKKTRAFYLSMGFVPLEVFPTLWDEACPCLQLVKPLL from the coding sequence ATGGCGATTGATCTTGTGATTGACATACAGCCAGCAACAATGCCACCCACGAAGAACTGTGCATCGCATTGTGGGCCAATTCTCAGAGCGCTGCCAGAATGGTTTGGGATTGAGCCAACCACCAAGGCATACATTGAATCGACTGATCAAATGCCAACCATCTTGGCCTTTGACGGACAGCGAGCGGTTGGTTTCCTGACGCTGAATCGACACTTTCCGCAGTCAGCTGAAATACACGTGGTTGGTGTGCATCCTGATTATCATCGTCAAGGTGTTGGGCGCATGCTCCAGGCTGAGGCAGAGCGTTGGTGTCGGGAGCAGGGGGTACGACTGCTTCAAGTCAAGACCGTCTCTGAAGGACGGGAATGTCCGCACTACAAGAAGACCCGTGCGTTCTATCTGTCAATGGGATTTGTGCCGCTTGAGGTATTCCCGACCTTATGGGACGAAGCATGTCCTTGTCTACAGCTTGTTAAACCACTGCTATGA
- a CDS encoding CPBP family intramembrane metalloprotease: MPSLFVVVLVVSLPTIGVLFAMAVPSTAGTVTGKLIYALCKVGLLSVPLLWHFGIERRRIEVRQPTTSGLLLGVLTGLVISCVIIVVYLLAGQWLVDPEVMREAAARSGLADRSLYLWLAAYIIFFNSLLEEYVWRWFVYEKCCLLVGSVTAVALAAFLFTIHHIVALSCQFELPVIIVGSVGVFAGGLIWSWCYLKTNSIWSGYVSHILVDIAVFVVGWMILFG, from the coding sequence ATGCCCTCCCTGTTCGTGGTTGTCTTAGTCGTCAGTCTTCCGACCATTGGAGTGTTATTTGCAATGGCTGTACCAAGTACAGCTGGGACAGTGACCGGAAAGCTGATCTATGCACTTTGCAAAGTAGGATTGCTGAGTGTGCCTTTGCTATGGCATTTTGGAATAGAGCGTCGTCGCATTGAAGTCCGGCAGCCAACGACTTCGGGCTTACTGCTCGGTGTGTTGACAGGTCTCGTGATCAGTTGCGTCATTATCGTTGTCTATCTACTGGCAGGGCAGTGGTTGGTCGATCCAGAAGTGATGCGGGAAGCTGCAGCGCGTTCTGGTCTTGCGGATCGATCTCTTTATCTTTGGCTGGCAGCCTACATCATTTTCTTCAACAGTCTTTTAGAAGAATATGTATGGCGATGGTTCGTCTATGAAAAATGTTGTCTGTTGGTTGGATCGGTGACTGCAGTGGCACTTGCTGCGTTCTTGTTTACGATTCATCACATCGTGGCTTTGTCATGTCAATTCGAACTACCCGTCATCATTGTTGGTTCTGTTGGTGTCTTTGCGGGTGGACTGATCTGGTCGTGGTGCTACCTCAAGACGAATTCGATTTGGTCAGGGTATGTGAGCCACATCTTGGTCGACATCGCTGTCTTTGTGGTGGGATGGATGATTTTGTTTGGTTGA
- a CDS encoding DUF4339 domain-containing protein — protein sequence MTAEGYIYVDDSGVQHGPFDGQALQAMAQQGQLHANTYVRHTNETEWSLASTWPWLGFAAAPAVAATGAGGSAQMSQAWRNLAQRTNLSQGTLLGIIIGIVVIIALVIVFMSGGGGPKGAVNSMQAASTAITRAVQSGDANGMIDGLEHLVEGMEQLAKMKDQIEAMPTEEQMKFAGELMGSMAGLQSMAQLQSNPQMAQEMMTNPALQARLENLQKRMRDAQRSMP from the coding sequence ATGACAGCTGAGGGTTATATCTACGTTGATGACAGTGGTGTTCAGCATGGTCCATTTGATGGTCAGGCACTGCAGGCAATGGCTCAGCAGGGGCAATTGCATGCCAACACGTATGTGCGCCATACCAATGAAACTGAGTGGAGTCTGGCTTCGACTTGGCCATGGCTTGGATTCGCAGCAGCGCCAGCTGTAGCGGCAACAGGTGCCGGTGGCTCTGCTCAAATGAGTCAAGCGTGGCGCAATCTGGCCCAGCGCACCAATCTTTCTCAGGGCACATTGTTGGGTATTATCATCGGAATTGTGGTGATTATTGCGTTGGTGATCGTCTTCATGAGCGGTGGCGGCGGGCCGAAAGGCGCCGTCAATTCAATGCAAGCGGCCTCAACAGCGATCACCCGTGCTGTCCAGAGCGGTGATGCCAATGGCATGATTGATGGTCTGGAACATCTCGTTGAAGGTATGGAGCAGCTTGCCAAAATGAAGGATCAGATAGAGGCGATGCCAACCGAGGAGCAAATGAAGTTTGCTGGAGAGTTGATGGGTTCGATGGCTGGACTCCAGTCGATGGCGCAACTGCAGAGCAATCCGCAGATGGCCCAAGAGATGATGACCAATCCGGCATTACAAGCGCGTCTTGAAAATTTGCAGAAGCGCATGCGTGACGCTCAGCGAAGCATGCCATAG
- a CDS encoding DUF4339 domain-containing protein has product MADGYIYVDDSGAQHGPVTVKQLRALVKAGRIKPNNYVRHSNDQQWTLASDLQIPGVHAATAVTLDNHGQGSDQSGGRGLTGVLFGVFFWICAVIGLLCIAAFVTWICLADDQRIKVHDYVGEKAPWLMIEGDSHSGSASKSNKDQPPASEVSTSEDTTPVASSSGASSWLINADDGVLYTALHRMKETSRVVYEECNPQAIANMSVSQGESLTKRSMDNMCASLLDYLEAMPDYSSAIKEIMTPAQFDKFKLIYNPFQAGGSLWMSVTCCDNRANMLCDDYPGLALPIYKYSESVISIFKDPSLLETLGDS; this is encoded by the coding sequence ATGGCTGATGGCTATATCTATGTTGATGACAGTGGAGCCCAACATGGGCCTGTGACGGTCAAGCAACTGCGAGCGCTGGTTAAAGCAGGGCGAATCAAGCCGAACAACTACGTTCGTCATTCCAATGACCAGCAATGGACACTGGCGTCTGATTTGCAAATTCCTGGCGTCCATGCAGCGACGGCGGTCACCTTGGACAATCACGGGCAGGGATCAGATCAATCTGGTGGGCGTGGTCTGACAGGCGTCCTGTTTGGCGTTTTCTTTTGGATCTGTGCTGTCATTGGCTTGTTGTGTATTGCTGCTTTTGTGACCTGGATTTGTCTAGCCGATGATCAACGGATCAAAGTGCACGACTATGTCGGTGAGAAAGCGCCTTGGTTGATGATAGAAGGTGATAGTCACAGTGGTAGCGCCAGCAAATCAAATAAAGATCAACCGCCGGCGAGTGAAGTAAGTACTTCAGAAGACACCACTCCAGTTGCAAGCAGTAGTGGTGCATCTAGTTGGTTAATCAATGCGGATGATGGCGTACTGTATACGGCGCTTCATCGCATGAAAGAAACATCAAGAGTAGTTTACGAGGAGTGTAATCCTCAGGCGATTGCTAATATGAGTGTGAGTCAAGGTGAATCGCTGACTAAAAGATCTATGGACAATATGTGTGCAAGTTTGTTGGATTACCTTGAAGCGATGCCGGATTACAGCTCTGCTATCAAAGAGATAATGACACCAGCGCAGTTTGACAAATTCAAGCTGATTTATAACCCCTTTCAAGCTGGAGGTAGCCTCTGGATGTCAGTGACTTGTTGTGACAATCGCGCGAATATGCTCTGTGATGATTATCCTGGCTTAGCGTTGCCGATCTATAAGTATTCGGAGTCGGTTATTAGCATCTTCAAAGATCCTTCATTGCTTGAAACATTGGGCGATAGCTAA
- a CDS encoding GYF domain-containing protein, whose translation MTEEHRETASVGYVFVDDTGQEHGPFEAEVLQAMAQCGEFHANNYVRHSHEQEWHLASDLAWLGFASSAEASTETAVNQSPSNGRLSPPVIIGIVIGIVILIIIIATSGGGDGDGAKPSNVSQLQLVNHYEDMRKASERLNQGIYNGDHLVVIASWTDFADAWEAIANDAVSLHQLDDDQMLEKREELSDYVGKTRGLNLQNIKRKNPALARRLSAAEFFAKCERQEDRISKSHMQCLEIIKNLVTKRERAFGQLGEFCKSLCWYNQDWGGTFPIKDGLIDWDLLVDYFDEEMSRDEMFIDPWGQEIGFTWLDYKRDVTQLPEERKKGDYFEIQFTSYGADGTPGGQGDAADVIVGCGCAFTAH comes from the coding sequence ATGACTGAAGAACATCGAGAAACAGCCTCTGTTGGATACGTCTTCGTTGACGATACAGGGCAAGAGCACGGTCCATTTGAGGCCGAGGTCCTACAAGCGATGGCGCAGTGCGGGGAGTTTCACGCCAATAACTACGTGCGCCATAGCCACGAACAGGAATGGCATCTGGCATCAGATCTGGCATGGCTCGGTTTCGCGTCTTCTGCTGAAGCCTCGACAGAGACAGCAGTCAATCAGTCGCCATCAAATGGTCGTCTTTCGCCTCCAGTCATCATCGGGATTGTGATCGGCATTGTGATATTGATCATCATCATTGCCACTTCAGGTGGTGGTGATGGTGACGGTGCGAAACCATCCAATGTGAGCCAATTGCAACTTGTCAATCACTATGAAGACATGCGAAAGGCGAGTGAACGATTGAATCAGGGAATCTATAATGGTGATCATCTTGTCGTTATAGCCAGCTGGACTGATTTCGCTGACGCGTGGGAAGCCATCGCTAATGACGCAGTTTCTTTGCATCAGCTAGATGATGATCAAATGCTTGAGAAGCGAGAAGAACTAAGCGATTATGTGGGTAAAACGAGAGGTCTTAACCTTCAGAACATCAAGAGAAAAAACCCTGCCCTCGCCCGGCGCCTCAGTGCGGCTGAGTTCTTTGCAAAGTGTGAGAGGCAAGAGGATCGTATCTCCAAATCGCACATGCAATGCCTAGAAATCATCAAAAATTTAGTGACCAAACGTGAGCGAGCCTTTGGTCAGTTAGGTGAATTCTGTAAGTCGCTCTGTTGGTACAACCAAGACTGGGGCGGCACGTTCCCAATCAAAGATGGCTTGATCGATTGGGATTTACTTGTTGATTACTTTGATGAAGAGATGAGCCGTGATGAGATGTTTATTGATCCATGGGGTCAAGAAATTGGGTTTACCTGGCTTGACTACAAGCGTGACGTGACACAGTTACCTGAGGAGCGGAAGAAAGGTGACTATTTTGAGATTCAATTCACGTCCTATGGCGCTGACGGAACTCCTGGCGGACAGGGTGATGCGGCCGATGTCATTGTCGGATGTGGTTGTGCGTTCACTGCCCACTAA
- a CDS encoding glycine--tRNA ligase, whose amino-acid sequence MTQPNTIAMEDLVSLCKRRGFIFPASEVYGGLNGFWDYGPLGTLLKNNLRDAWWRDMVLSPPDGPDGRPISVVGLDSSIIQNPRVWEASGHVEGFNDPMVDCKKSKSRYRADQLFCIGLKGDKEGRIYAFLEADAESRASALKKLGKEKKRTVEDEEVDVCSFMDLSEAERNLTVGPDAKEAGTLTEPRDFNLMFETFVGAIRSDDNRAFLRPETAQGIFLNFNNVVDTMRVKVPFGIAQIGKAFRNEVTPRNYIFRSREFEQMEIEWFCHEAESEKWFDFWCEVRRNWWESIGLTSDNVKMRRHDANELAHYAKDGCGTFDVEYQFPFTAPGFGELEGVAHRGNYDLRRHEEFSRKKLSYFDQERNERFLPHVIEPSAGLSRGTLAVLCEAFTPDPDRASKVYMKFHPRLAPIKAAVFPLVNKDGMPEVAERLFDELRTRWNVQYDAKQSIGKRYARMDEAGCPYCFTIDSDSLNDQSATVRHRDSQDQERVALDQVSNWLAERIEGS is encoded by the coding sequence ATGACGCAGCCCAATACCATCGCAATGGAAGACCTTGTCTCACTCTGCAAACGCCGCGGATTCATTTTCCCTGCTTCCGAGGTGTATGGCGGCCTGAATGGATTTTGGGACTACGGGCCACTGGGCACACTGCTCAAAAACAACCTACGGGATGCTTGGTGGCGTGACATGGTGCTCAGCCCACCTGACGGTCCTGATGGGCGACCTATCTCAGTCGTTGGACTTGACTCATCAATCATTCAGAATCCACGCGTTTGGGAAGCCTCTGGTCATGTTGAGGGTTTCAATGATCCAATGGTCGACTGCAAGAAAAGTAAATCACGCTACCGCGCTGACCAACTATTCTGCATCGGCCTCAAAGGTGATAAAGAAGGTCGCATCTATGCTTTTCTTGAAGCGGATGCCGAGTCTCGCGCTTCAGCGCTCAAGAAACTTGGCAAAGAAAAGAAACGCACGGTGGAAGATGAAGAAGTCGATGTTTGCAGTTTTATGGATCTCTCAGAAGCGGAACGGAACCTCACCGTCGGCCCTGATGCCAAAGAAGCCGGCACCCTCACCGAACCGCGTGACTTCAACCTGATGTTCGAAACATTTGTCGGCGCTATTCGTAGCGATGACAACCGTGCCTTCCTTCGACCCGAGACAGCGCAAGGTATCTTCCTCAATTTCAACAACGTCGTCGACACCATGCGCGTCAAAGTCCCCTTTGGCATTGCGCAGATCGGCAAAGCGTTTCGAAATGAAGTCACACCACGAAACTACATCTTCCGCTCTCGTGAATTTGAGCAAATGGAAATCGAGTGGTTTTGTCACGAAGCAGAATCAGAAAAGTGGTTCGACTTCTGGTGCGAAGTGCGACGGAACTGGTGGGAATCCATTGGCCTTACCAGCGACAACGTAAAAATGCGTCGCCATGATGCCAACGAACTCGCTCACTATGCAAAAGATGGATGTGGCACCTTCGATGTCGAGTACCAGTTCCCCTTCACGGCGCCAGGTTTTGGCGAGCTTGAGGGCGTGGCCCACCGCGGCAATTATGACCTGCGTCGCCACGAGGAATTCAGCCGCAAGAAGCTCAGCTACTTTGATCAAGAGCGAAACGAACGTTTCCTACCACACGTCATCGAGCCTTCGGCCGGACTCAGTCGAGGCACGCTCGCGGTCTTGTGTGAAGCCTTCACGCCTGACCCTGATCGTGCCAGCAAGGTCTACATGAAGTTCCACCCCCGCTTGGCACCGATCAAAGCTGCGGTCTTCCCACTGGTTAATAAGGATGGAATGCCCGAGGTCGCTGAGCGGCTCTTTGATGAGCTGCGTACGCGATGGAACGTGCAATACGACGCCAAGCAGTCGATCGGCAAGCGCTATGCACGCATGGACGAAGCTGGCTGCCCCTACTGCTTTACCATCGATAGTGATTCGCTTAATGATCAATCGGCGACGGTGCGCCACCGTGACTCACAAGACCAAGAACGCGTAGCCCTTGATCAGGTCAGCAACTGGCTCGCCGAGCGGATCGAGGGCAGTTAG
- the pdxA gene encoding 4-hydroxythreonine-4-phosphate dehydrogenase PdxA: MTQTQEQQPIPSIGISMGDPLGIGPEILVKALADPELRKRSRFVIYGLNESMTFAADQLGIAPFWYRVSRGTERAQRELADGVVVVDDPDFHGILMRPHAPSQLGGHASKRFVEDAIADAMLDEKNGRFIDGIVTGPISKTSWSEAGHQWPGHTELFAHRTKAKRSVMAFSSDKLRVALATSHISLMQIRNVLTIGRIFDAIDLGHDACRQLGIKRPRLGVCGLNPHAGEGGLFGDEEQRLIEPAIDVAKRNGIDARGPYSAEVVFRKALEGSLDLVVAMYHDQGLIPMKLLAWQTAVNWTLGLPIIRVSPDHGTAFDIAGKGQANAGSMKAAIKLAIDLVYQRRLVAQTATGS; encoded by the coding sequence ATGACTCAAACACAGGAACAGCAACCAATACCCTCGATTGGCATCAGTATGGGTGATCCTCTGGGAATTGGACCAGAGATACTTGTCAAAGCCTTGGCTGATCCTGAGCTGCGTAAGCGAAGTCGCTTTGTCATTTATGGACTCAACGAGTCAATGACCTTCGCTGCCGACCAACTCGGCATCGCACCTTTCTGGTACCGCGTCTCACGCGGTACAGAGCGTGCTCAGCGTGAGCTTGCCGATGGGGTCGTTGTTGTTGACGACCCCGACTTCCATGGCATCCTCATGCGTCCACATGCGCCGAGCCAACTCGGTGGCCATGCATCAAAACGGTTTGTTGAAGATGCAATAGCTGACGCCATGCTCGACGAGAAAAACGGGCGTTTCATCGATGGCATCGTGACAGGGCCAATCAGCAAGACCTCATGGTCTGAGGCCGGGCATCAATGGCCAGGACATACGGAACTGTTTGCCCACCGCACCAAAGCAAAACGATCAGTGATGGCTTTCTCATCTGACAAACTTCGTGTTGCACTCGCTACGTCACATATATCACTGATGCAGATACGCAATGTCCTGACGATTGGCCGCATCTTTGATGCAATCGATCTTGGACATGATGCCTGCCGTCAACTCGGCATCAAGCGCCCCCGTCTTGGTGTGTGCGGACTGAACCCACATGCTGGTGAGGGTGGTCTGTTCGGTGATGAGGAGCAGCGACTGATCGAACCTGCCATTGATGTCGCAAAACGAAACGGCATCGATGCTCGAGGCCCCTACTCTGCTGAGGTGGTTTTCCGAAAGGCCCTCGAGGGTTCACTTGATTTAGTAGTGGCGATGTATCACGATCAAGGCCTGATACCGATGAAACTGCTTGCCTGGCAAACGGCCGTCAACTGGACTCTTGGCCTGCCGATTATCCGTGTCAGCCCAGATCATGGCACGGCTTTCGATATTGCTGGAAAGGGCCAGGCGAATGCTGGTTCAATGAAGGCAGCCATTAAGCTGGCTATTGATCTCGTCTACCAACGCAGGCTGGTCGCACAAACGGCAACTGGTTCCTAA